In one window of Frigoriglobus tundricola DNA:
- the rplF gene encoding 50S ribosomal protein L6, which produces MSRIGKQPIAIPAGVKIAVAGGKVKVEGPKGKLEITYHPNMKVESDGKALKVTRPDDDRQNRALHGLTRALINNMVIGVTKGYEKKLKVEGVGFQAAAKGKGVELTVGFANRIVHNPPDGITVAVPDPTTIVVSGADKQAVGQFAAEIRASRKPEPYKGKGVRYENEVVRRKEGKSFAAGK; this is translated from the coding sequence ATGTCTCGTATCGGAAAGCAGCCGATCGCCATCCCCGCGGGGGTGAAGATCGCGGTCGCGGGCGGCAAGGTGAAGGTCGAGGGGCCGAAGGGCAAGCTCGAGATCACCTACCACCCGAACATGAAGGTCGAGTCGGACGGCAAGGCACTGAAAGTGACCCGGCCCGATGACGACCGCCAGAACCGCGCGCTGCACGGTCTGACCCGGGCGCTGATCAACAACATGGTGATCGGCGTCACGAAGGGCTACGAGAAGAAACTGAAGGTCGAAGGCGTCGGGTTCCAGGCCGCGGCCAAGGGCAAGGGCGTGGAACTGACGGTCGGCTTCGCCAACCGCATCGTCCACAACCCGCCGGACGGCATCACAGTCGCGGTGCCCGACCCGACGACGATCGTGGTCAGCGGCGCCGACAAGCAGGCCGTGGGCCAGTTCGCCGCCGAGATCCGCGCCAGCCGGAAGCCGGAACCGTATAAGGGCAAGGGCGTTCGGTACGAGAACGAAGTCGTCCGCCGCAAGGAAGGGAAGTCGTTTGCTGCTGGGAAATAG
- the rpsE gene encoding 30S ribosomal protein S5, which translates to MARERRDRGDGDSRDNALVDFVVKIRRSACVVKGGRRFSFNALVVVGDRRGKVSYGYGKANEVPPAVEKAIKEGEGNVGRSKKVSVRGSTIPHRVIGKYGASRVILVPAGPGTGVKAGPGVREVLQACGITNILTKVHGSTNPINLVKATLNGLAQLRTKEDVARLRGVAL; encoded by the coding sequence ATGGCGCGTGAGCGGCGGGACAGGGGCGATGGCGACTCGCGCGACAACGCGCTGGTCGATTTCGTCGTGAAGATTCGGCGGTCCGCCTGTGTGGTGAAGGGCGGCCGGCGGTTCAGCTTCAACGCCCTCGTGGTGGTCGGCGACCGCCGCGGGAAGGTGTCCTACGGGTACGGCAAGGCCAACGAGGTGCCTCCCGCCGTCGAAAAGGCCATCAAGGAAGGTGAGGGCAACGTCGGCCGGTCGAAGAAAGTGTCCGTTCGCGGCAGCACCATCCCGCACCGGGTGATCGGCAAGTACGGCGCCAGCCGGGTGATCCTGGTTCCGGCCGGCCCCGGCACCGGTGTGAAGGCCGGCCCCGGCGTCCGCGAGGTGCTGCAAGCGTGCGGCATCACCAACATTCTGACCAAAGTACACGGCAGCACGAACCCGATCAACCTCGTCAAAGCCACCCTCAACGGGCTCGCGCAACTGCGGACCAAAGAGGACGTGGCCCGGCTGCGTGGGGTGGCACTCTAA
- the rplO gene encoding 50S ribosomal protein L15, with product MDLTTVSTGVAKRKLKRRVGRGIGSGQGKTSGLGMKGQYASAGARLPSGLFEGGQMPLYRRWPKRGFSHATWDKHYAIVNVGDLDAFDANSTVDMAALKARRLVVGTFDGVRILGEGELTKPLTVKADHFSKSALEKVKKAGGTADVLPKPKKPVRNKMGSKKKALDAAKAAKAPKTS from the coding sequence ATGGACCTAACAACTGTTTCGACGGGCGTTGCCAAACGCAAACTGAAGCGCCGCGTCGGGCGCGGCATCGGCTCGGGCCAGGGCAAGACGTCCGGCCTCGGTATGAAGGGCCAGTACGCCAGCGCCGGCGCGCGGCTCCCCAGCGGACTGTTCGAAGGCGGCCAGATGCCGCTGTACCGCCGCTGGCCGAAGCGGGGCTTCAGCCACGCGACCTGGGACAAGCACTACGCCATCGTGAACGTCGGCGACCTCGACGCGTTCGACGCCAACAGCACGGTCGATATGGCCGCTCTGAAGGCCCGGCGCCTGGTCGTCGGCACGTTCGACGGCGTCCGCATCCTCGGCGAGGGCGAGCTGACGAAGCCCCTGACCGTGAAGGCCGACCACTTCTCCAAGAGCGCTCTGGAGAAGGTCAAGAAGGCCGGGGGCACCGCCGACGTGCTGCCCAAGCCGAAAAAGCCGGTGCGCAACAAGATGGGATCGAAGAAGAAGGCGCTGGACGCGGCCAAGGCCGCCAAGGCGCCCAAGACGTCGTGA
- the secY gene encoding preprotein translocase subunit SecY, whose product MPDQLLTIFKIPELRKKILITLIFLAVYRIGYYVPLPAIDQVKMAEKMQQAQSGALGQVLGFVSQFSGGNLSTACIFSLGIMPYISASIIIQLLSSGVLPSLERLRKEGEAGRKKINELTRYLTVPICLIQAVMIVQTVMKPDDGMGGGMGLAASGYGEGFDLWWFGFVAVVTLTAGTVFLMWLGEQIDEYGIGNGISLIIMAGIVARIPDATNSLLMDSVTGRLKESVFTLGGATGDISFEKLLVLLVLFVTVVVGVIAMTKAQRRIPTQSAKHVRGRRVYGGTRQFLPMKVNAAGVMPVIFASTLLILPYFLFNILYSASDGTLGWAGTLANVLQNHRGWVYNLLYVVMIYVFTYFWVAITFNPKEIADNLKDHGSFIPGYRPGKKTADYLERVLMRVTFVGAAFLAVIAIIPNVVSSELEIPPQVASFYGGTGLLIVISVALDLVQKINSHLVMRNYPGLTDE is encoded by the coding sequence GTGCCCGACCAGCTCCTGACGATCTTCAAGATCCCCGAACTGCGGAAGAAGATCCTCATCACGCTCATCTTCCTGGCGGTCTACCGCATCGGCTACTACGTGCCGCTGCCGGCCATCGACCAGGTCAAGATGGCCGAGAAGATGCAACAGGCGCAGTCCGGGGCGCTCGGCCAGGTGCTCGGCTTCGTGTCGCAGTTCTCCGGCGGCAACCTGAGCACGGCGTGCATCTTCTCGCTCGGCATCATGCCGTACATCTCCGCGTCCATCATCATCCAGTTGCTGTCCAGCGGGGTTCTGCCGTCGCTGGAGCGGCTCCGCAAAGAGGGTGAAGCGGGGCGGAAGAAGATCAACGAACTCACGCGCTACCTGACGGTGCCCATCTGCCTGATCCAGGCCGTTATGATCGTCCAGACGGTCATGAAGCCCGACGACGGCATGGGCGGCGGGATGGGCCTGGCCGCCAGCGGGTACGGCGAGGGCTTCGACTTGTGGTGGTTCGGGTTCGTGGCCGTGGTCACCCTCACGGCGGGCACCGTCTTCCTCATGTGGCTCGGCGAACAGATCGACGAGTACGGCATCGGGAACGGCATCTCGCTCATCATCATGGCCGGCATCGTCGCCCGCATCCCGGACGCGACCAACTCGCTGCTCATGGACAGCGTCACCGGCCGGTTGAAGGAGTCGGTGTTCACGCTCGGCGGGGCGACCGGCGACATCAGCTTCGAGAAGCTCCTGGTGCTCCTGGTCCTGTTCGTGACGGTGGTGGTGGGCGTGATCGCGATGACCAAGGCCCAGCGGCGCATCCCGACGCAGAGCGCCAAGCACGTCCGCGGGCGCCGCGTGTACGGCGGCACGCGACAGTTCCTGCCGATGAAGGTGAACGCGGCCGGCGTCATGCCCGTCATCTTCGCCAGCACGCTGCTCATTCTGCCGTACTTCCTGTTCAACATCCTCTATTCCGCGTCCGACGGGACCCTCGGCTGGGCCGGGACGCTCGCCAACGTGCTCCAGAACCACCGCGGCTGGGTGTACAACCTGCTCTATGTGGTGATGATCTACGTGTTCACGTACTTCTGGGTCGCCATCACCTTCAACCCGAAGGAGATCGCCGACAACCTGAAGGACCACGGCAGCTTCATCCCCGGCTACCGGCCGGGCAAGAAGACGGCCGACTACCTCGAACGCGTGCTGATGCGGGTCACGTTCGTCGGGGCCGCGTTCCTCGCGGTCATCGCGATCATCCCGAACGTCGTCTCCAGTGAGTTGGAGATCCCGCCGCAGGTCGCCAGCTTTTATGGCGGCACCGGCCTCCTGATCGTCATCAGCGTGGCGCTGGACCTCGTGCAGAAGATCAACAGCCACCTCGTTATGCGGAACTATCCCGGCCTCACCGACGAGTAG
- a CDS encoding adenylate kinase — protein sequence MRLVLVGPPGSGKGTQAERLVHRFDLTQVGTGAMFRDAIARRTELGKAVEPLIKQGLLVADPIVDEMVAELFRRPDRPDRFVMDGYPRTYSQAIAFDALLRLEYLSLNAVINLTIPDDEVVTRISGRRCCPACGTCFHVVARPPKVPGQCDKCGAALVLRDDDREETIRRRLGEFHKNTDALLDHYRRQHLVRDIDATDPPDTIFANILKALGCPDTEPAIGSQRVSA from the coding sequence ATGCGACTGGTACTCGTCGGACCACCGGGCAGCGGGAAGGGGACGCAAGCCGAACGGCTGGTTCACCGGTTCGATCTGACACAAGTCGGCACCGGTGCCATGTTCCGCGACGCGATCGCTCGCCGCACCGAACTGGGCAAGGCGGTCGAGCCGCTCATCAAGCAGGGGCTGCTGGTCGCCGACCCGATCGTGGATGAGATGGTCGCCGAGCTGTTCCGCCGACCGGACCGCCCCGACCGCTTCGTGATGGACGGCTACCCGCGGACCTACTCACAGGCGATCGCCTTCGACGCGCTCTTGAGGCTGGAATACCTCTCGCTGAACGCGGTCATCAACCTGACGATCCCCGACGACGAGGTGGTGACGCGGATCAGCGGGCGGCGGTGCTGCCCGGCGTGCGGCACGTGCTTCCACGTCGTCGCCCGCCCGCCAAAGGTGCCGGGCCAGTGCGACAAGTGCGGCGCGGCCCTCGTCCTCCGGGACGACGACCGGGAAGAAACGATCCGCCGCCGGCTGGGCGAGTTCCACAAGAACACGGACGCGCTGCTCGACCACTACCGGCGGCAGCACCTCGTTCGCGACATCGACGCGACCGACCCCCCGGACACGATTTTCGCGAACATTCTCAAGGCGCTCGGCTGCCCCGACACCGAACCCGCGATCGGCAGCCAGCGCGTGAGTGCGTGA
- the map gene encoding type I methionyl aminopeptidase, producing MLRPNTNRPPELKSARELALMREAGKLVARALKICRDLARPGVKTIEIDQAVEAFYAKHGAIPLFKGYPGKTPFPAVTCLSVNEQVVHGIPGQRVLKEGDLLKVDTACKLNGWCADRAITVPIGAVSPEKARLLKVGEETLQIAIDLLPKRKWWSQVASEMQKHVEQAGFSVVTSYVGHGIGRIMHENPQVPNYVDRETRKADFRLEPGLTLAVEPMVNMRRPEVDTLGDQWTVVTRDRLASVHVEHTLALTANGVTIITSDEGAFDDEPKPPAPESPPPAAAPAQ from the coding sequence ATGCTTCGACCCAACACTAACCGGCCCCCGGAACTGAAGTCCGCTCGCGAACTGGCGCTCATGCGCGAGGCGGGCAAGCTGGTCGCTCGCGCGCTGAAGATCTGCCGCGACCTCGCCAGGCCGGGCGTGAAGACCATCGAGATCGACCAGGCGGTCGAGGCGTTCTACGCGAAGCACGGTGCGATCCCGCTGTTCAAGGGCTACCCCGGCAAAACGCCGTTCCCCGCGGTGACCTGTTTGAGCGTGAACGAACAGGTCGTCCACGGCATCCCCGGACAGCGGGTGCTGAAGGAGGGCGACCTCCTCAAGGTGGACACGGCGTGCAAGCTCAACGGCTGGTGCGCCGACCGGGCGATCACCGTGCCCATCGGCGCCGTGTCGCCCGAGAAGGCCCGGCTGCTGAAGGTGGGCGAGGAGACGCTCCAGATCGCCATCGACCTGCTCCCCAAGCGGAAGTGGTGGAGCCAGGTGGCGAGCGAGATGCAGAAGCACGTCGAACAGGCCGGGTTCAGCGTGGTCACGTCCTACGTGGGCCACGGGATCGGGCGGATCATGCACGAGAACCCGCAGGTCCCGAACTACGTGGACCGGGAAACGCGGAAGGCCGACTTCCGCCTCGAACCGGGGCTGACGCTCGCCGTCGAACCGATGGTGAACATGCGCCGGCCCGAAGTGGACACGCTCGGCGATCAGTGGACGGTCGTCACCCGGGACCGGCTCGCGAGCGTCCACGTCGAGCACACGCTCGCCCTCACCGCCAACGGGGTGACGATCATCACGTCCGACGAGGGCGCGTTCGACGACGAGCCGAAGCCCCCCGCGCCGGAATCCCCTCCCCCGGCGGCTGCACCGGCGCAATAA
- a CDS encoding MOSC domain-containing protein, giving the protein MAHVVSIVYRPKGTRRPQDRYERVPIERVRLVEFRGIAGDMKGSSTNRQLNVMCAETLAELGAEGFRVGPGELGEQIVVAGLDPAALAPGTRVRLNSAVIEVVEPRTGCARFEAIQGKPRGDVVGRLGVIARVVSGGEVAVGDAVEVLPAE; this is encoded by the coding sequence ATGGCGCACGTTGTGAGTATCGTGTACCGGCCCAAAGGCACGCGCCGGCCCCAGGATCGGTACGAGCGCGTCCCGATCGAGCGGGTCCGGTTGGTCGAGTTCAGGGGCATCGCCGGCGACATGAAGGGGAGTTCGACCAACCGGCAACTGAACGTCATGTGCGCGGAAACGCTCGCCGAACTCGGCGCCGAGGGCTTCCGGGTCGGACCGGGTGAGTTGGGGGAACAGATCGTGGTCGCGGGTCTCGATCCGGCGGCGCTGGCGCCCGGCACGCGGGTCCGGCTCAATTCGGCGGTGATCGAGGTGGTCGAGCCGAGAACGGGCTGTGCCCGGTTCGAGGCGATTCAGGGCAAGCCGCGCGGTGACGTGGTGGGCCGGCTCGGCGTCATCGCCCGCGTCGTGAGCGGTGGGGAGGTCGCGGTCGGCGATGCGGTCGAGGTGCTGCCGGCGGAATGA
- a CDS encoding TIGR02452 family protein, translated as MYPSRSKAAEVARHTVEIVAAGRYTNRHGQKVAVRHLVEAAMNGTVSYPPDAALPHAALAERNTVFEVVNDTTLESARKLVADGFAPVALNFASARHPGGGFLNGARAQEESLCRASALYECINGNAMYRHHAPMPGGFYSNYAIYSPAVPVFKDDSGEPLDQPYLCAFVTAPAVNAGVYAKEHKAGRRDVIRDEMAARIEKVLAIMAGHGHDAAVLGAWGCGVFKNDPEMVADLFAHALRGRFAGRFAKVVFAVLSSDGETIRPFEERFA; from the coding sequence ATGTACCCGAGTCGAAGCAAAGCCGCAGAGGTCGCCCGCCACACCGTCGAGATCGTCGCCGCCGGGCGGTACACGAACCGCCACGGGCAGAAGGTCGCGGTGCGGCACCTCGTCGAAGCCGCGATGAACGGCACCGTCAGTTACCCGCCGGACGCGGCGCTGCCGCACGCGGCTCTCGCGGAGCGCAACACGGTGTTCGAGGTGGTGAACGACACCACGCTCGAATCGGCGCGGAAGCTGGTCGCGGACGGGTTCGCGCCGGTCGCGCTGAACTTCGCATCGGCGCGGCACCCCGGTGGCGGGTTCCTCAACGGGGCGCGGGCGCAAGAGGAATCGCTGTGCCGCGCGTCGGCGCTGTACGAGTGCATCAACGGCAACGCGATGTACCGGCACCACGCACCGATGCCCGGCGGGTTCTACTCGAACTACGCGATCTACTCGCCGGCCGTGCCGGTGTTCAAGGACGACAGCGGCGAACCGCTCGACCAACCGTACCTCTGCGCGTTCGTGACCGCACCCGCCGTGAACGCGGGCGTCTACGCGAAGGAGCACAAGGCGGGGCGCCGGGACGTGATCCGCGACGAAATGGCGGCCCGAATCGAAAAGGTGCTGGCGATCATGGCCGGGCACGGGCACGACGCGGCCGTCCTCGGCGCGTGGGGCTGCGGCGTGTTCAAGAACGACCCCGAAATGGTCGCGGACCTCTTCGCGCACGCCCTTCGTGGTCGGTTCGCGGGCCGGTTCGCGAAGGTGGTGTTCGCGGTGCTGTCGTCCGACGGCGAAACGATCCGCCCGTTCGAGGAGCGGTTCGCGTGA
- a CDS encoding FAD-dependent oxidoreductase, producing MSSIPEVIHTKCCITGGGPAGMMLGLLLARAGVDVVVLEKHADFLRDFRGDTIHPSTLEIVHELGLLDAFLRHPHQETRVLSGNVAGVEFPVADFTHVPTACKFLAFMPQWDFLDFVAAHARKYPTFRLRTRAEVTDLIQTGAKVAGVRATTPDGPLEVRADLTVGADGRHSTVRARAALPTVDLGAPMDVLWMRLSRHPTDGDSPIGRFDRGRIFVMINRGDYWQCGFVIPKGAHAEVMARGIGAFHADIAAVAPLLADRVGELKSWDDVKLLTVAVDRLRKWWKPGLLCIGDAAHTMSPVGGVGINLAIQDAVAAANALAEKLKTGTVTNADLAAVQRRRTLPTRLTQWLQVQIQKRVISRTLAARGPMTVPRFARALERFPFLRRIPARLIGIGVRPEHVHTADAFAAK from the coding sequence ATGTCTTCGATTCCCGAAGTGATTCACACCAAATGTTGCATCACCGGCGGGGGACCGGCCGGGATGATGCTCGGGCTCCTCCTCGCCCGCGCGGGCGTCGATGTCGTCGTTCTCGAGAAGCACGCGGACTTCCTCCGCGACTTCCGCGGCGACACCATCCACCCGTCCACGCTCGAAATCGTTCACGAACTCGGTCTGCTCGACGCCTTTCTCCGGCACCCGCACCAGGAGACGCGCGTCCTGTCCGGGAACGTCGCGGGCGTCGAGTTCCCGGTGGCGGACTTCACCCACGTCCCCACCGCGTGCAAGTTCCTGGCGTTCATGCCGCAGTGGGATTTCCTCGATTTCGTCGCAGCCCACGCCCGGAAGTACCCGACGTTCCGCCTCCGCACGCGGGCCGAGGTGACGGACCTGATCCAGACCGGGGCGAAGGTGGCCGGCGTGCGGGCGACCACGCCCGACGGCCCGCTCGAGGTGCGGGCCGACCTCACCGTGGGCGCGGACGGCCGGCACTCGACGGTCCGCGCCCGGGCCGCGCTGCCCACCGTTGACCTCGGCGCGCCGATGGACGTGTTGTGGATGCGGCTGTCCCGGCACCCGACCGACGGTGACAGCCCGATCGGCCGGTTCGACCGCGGGCGCATCTTCGTCATGATCAACCGCGGCGACTACTGGCAGTGCGGCTTCGTCATACCGAAGGGCGCCCACGCCGAAGTGATGGCCCGCGGCATCGGCGCCTTCCACGCCGACATCGCGGCCGTCGCCCCGCTCCTGGCCGACCGCGTAGGCGAGCTGAAGTCCTGGGACGACGTGAAGCTCCTCACGGTCGCGGTGGACCGGTTGCGGAAGTGGTGGAAGCCGGGGCTGCTGTGCATCGGCGACGCGGCGCACACGATGTCCCCGGTCGGCGGGGTGGGGATCAATCTCGCGATTCAGGACGCCGTCGCCGCGGCGAACGCTCTGGCGGAGAAGCTGAAGACGGGCACCGTGACGAACGCCGATCTCGCCGCGGTCCAGCGCCGCCGCACGCTGCCCACGCGGCTCACGCAGTGGCTCCAGGTGCAGATCCAGAAGCGGGTCATCTCGCGCACGCTGGCCGCCCGCGGACCGATGACGGTGCCGCGGTTCGCCCGCGCGCTCGAGCGCTTCCCGTTCCTCCGCCGCATCCCGGCCCGGCTCATCGGCATCGGCGTGCGCCCCGAACACGTCCACACCGCGGACGCATTCGCGGCGAAATGA
- a CDS encoding alpha/beta hydrolase family protein, which yields MYLALALVLGAPPSDLAPPRLVGEGLELKTATGTLYGTLDLPPTPGPWPVVLIHAGSGPTDRDGNGPLTRTNNLKMVGRALAAEGIAVVRIDKRGIAASAKALAKEEDARIDTYAADVVAWTNRLRHDGRFTKIGYIGHSEGGLIGLVAAKEAKFDALVSLCGPGRPLQEVLREQLKKNLPDDLYTKSDALMTELEAGRTVKDAPKELAALFRPSVQPFLISVFQHDPAKLAAGVRAPFLIVSASTDIQVSAEDAKRLGAANANARVVTIDGMNHVLKAVEKTDRPAQLPSYFDPALPLHPKLLPALVEFLNPALRGK from the coding sequence ATGTATCTCGCTCTGGCTCTCGTTCTCGGCGCTCCGCCTTCCGACCTCGCCCCACCGCGACTGGTGGGCGAGGGGCTGGAGCTGAAGACCGCCACGGGCACGCTGTACGGCACGCTCGACCTGCCGCCGACGCCGGGGCCGTGGCCGGTGGTGCTGATCCACGCCGGGTCCGGGCCGACCGACCGCGACGGGAACGGGCCACTCACCCGCACGAACAACCTGAAGATGGTCGGCCGCGCGCTGGCCGCGGAGGGAATCGCGGTTGTGCGGATCGACAAGCGCGGCATCGCGGCGAGCGCGAAGGCGCTGGCGAAGGAAGAAGACGCGCGGATCGACACCTACGCGGCCGACGTCGTCGCATGGACGAACCGGCTCCGCCACGACGGCCGGTTCACGAAGATCGGGTACATCGGCCACAGCGAGGGCGGGCTCATCGGTCTGGTTGCGGCGAAGGAGGCGAAGTTCGACGCGCTCGTGTCGCTCTGCGGTCCCGGGCGACCGCTGCAAGAGGTGCTGCGTGAGCAGCTCAAAAAGAACCTGCCGGACGATCTTTACACCAAGAGCGACGCGCTCATGACCGAACTCGAAGCCGGCCGCACCGTGAAGGACGCGCCGAAGGAACTGGCCGCGCTCTTCCGGCCGAGCGTGCAGCCGTTCCTCATCTCGGTCTTCCAACACGACCCGGCGAAGCTCGCGGCGGGTGTGCGTGCGCCCTTCCTGATCGTGTCCGCCTCCACCGACATTCAGGTGTCCGCGGAGGACGCGAAGCGCCTCGGCGCGGCGAACGCGAACGCGCGGGTGGTGACCATCGACGGGATGAATCACGTTCTCAAGGCGGTCGAGAAAACCGATCGCCCGGCGCAACTGCCGAGCTACTTCGATCCCGCACTGCCGCTGCACCCGAAGCTGCTGCCGGCGCTCGTGGAGTTTCTGAACCCGGCGCTGCGCGGGAAATAA
- a CDS encoding SPFH domain-containing protein produces the protein MEDRDFKPLSGWAALFAMLVGLGVIITLIALAVQWEERRLLWGIVPLSVLWVIAWAGFIVNGPNQARVVQLFGRYVGTVRATGFFYGSPLYWRTRVSLRVRTFETGVDKTDERKDAAGNVVVAASSHRRPLKVNDKDGTPIEIAAVVVWRVVNAADAVFQVDDYEEFVKLQADAALRNLASRYSYDGDGRTPPAVVGAHPEAATNEAHALRGHIEEVAAQLKLDIQERMRQAGVEVLESRISYLAYAPEIAAAMLQRQQAGAIIAARAKIVEGAVGMVEHALQMLSEKQIIDLDPERRAAMVSNLLVVLCSHSNPQPVLNTGTLYN, from the coding sequence GTGGAAGACCGTGATTTCAAGCCGCTGTCGGGCTGGGCGGCGTTATTCGCGATGCTGGTGGGGCTGGGAGTGATCATCACGCTCATCGCGCTGGCCGTGCAATGGGAGGAGCGGCGGCTGTTGTGGGGCATTGTGCCGCTGTCGGTTCTGTGGGTGATCGCGTGGGCCGGGTTCATCGTGAACGGGCCGAACCAGGCGCGCGTGGTGCAACTGTTCGGGCGGTACGTCGGCACCGTGCGGGCCACCGGGTTCTTTTACGGCAGCCCGCTTTACTGGCGCACGCGGGTGAGCCTCCGCGTGCGGACGTTCGAGACGGGCGTGGACAAGACCGACGAGCGCAAGGACGCGGCCGGTAACGTCGTCGTCGCGGCCAGCTCGCACCGCCGGCCGCTCAAGGTGAACGACAAGGACGGCACCCCGATCGAGATCGCCGCCGTGGTGGTGTGGCGGGTGGTGAACGCGGCCGACGCCGTGTTCCAGGTGGACGACTACGAGGAGTTCGTGAAGCTCCAGGCCGACGCGGCGCTGCGGAACCTCGCCAGCCGGTACAGTTACGACGGCGACGGCCGCACCCCACCCGCGGTGGTCGGCGCGCACCCGGAAGCGGCGACGAACGAGGCCCACGCGCTCCGGGGCCACATCGAGGAGGTCGCGGCCCAACTGAAACTCGACATCCAGGAGCGGATGCGGCAGGCGGGCGTGGAGGTGCTGGAATCGCGGATCAGCTACCTGGCATACGCCCCGGAAATCGCCGCCGCGATGCTCCAGCGGCAGCAGGCCGGGGCGATCATCGCGGCCCGCGCGAAGATCGTAGAGGGCGCCGTCGGGATGGTCGAACACGCGCTCCAGATGCTCAGTGAGAAGCAGATCATCGACCTCGACCCGGAGCGCCGGGCGGCGATGGTGAGCAACCTGCTCGTGGTGCTGTGTTCGCACTCGAACCCGCAGCCGGTGCTCAACACGGGCACGCTGTACAACTGA
- a CDS encoding lipoate--protein ligase family protein → MSQTIRLLPFASADGATNMAADEALLESATGGTASLRFYTWTAPTLSLGYFQPAGDRAVDANLAKLAWVRRSTGGAAIVHHHELTYALALPPGKEWASAEHWICRFHHVLQRVLAEHGVRSHAVVCGEEQKLGAVVCFLHQTPGDLLIAGSKVAGSAQRKMRGALLQHGSILLHRSEFVPHLAGICDAPGAPGIEPEGLAGALKVAFAADTGWTVTPGAWTAEELARTVAIRNEKYANPEWNEKR, encoded by the coding sequence ATGAGCCAAACCATTCGCTTACTGCCGTTCGCGAGCGCGGACGGTGCGACCAACATGGCCGCCGACGAGGCGCTTCTGGAATCCGCAACCGGCGGGACCGCATCGCTGCGGTTCTACACCTGGACCGCGCCGACGCTCTCGCTCGGCTACTTCCAGCCGGCGGGGGACCGCGCGGTGGACGCGAACCTCGCGAAGCTGGCGTGGGTCCGTCGCTCGACCGGTGGCGCGGCGATCGTGCACCACCACGAGCTGACCTACGCCCTCGCGCTGCCGCCGGGGAAGGAGTGGGCATCGGCCGAGCACTGGATCTGCCGCTTTCACCACGTCCTACAGCGGGTGCTCGCGGAACACGGGGTCCGGTCGCACGCGGTGGTGTGCGGCGAGGAACAGAAGCTCGGCGCGGTGGTGTGCTTCCTGCACCAGACGCCCGGCGACCTGCTCATCGCCGGCTCGAAGGTGGCCGGCAGCGCGCAGCGGAAGATGCGCGGCGCCCTCCTGCAACACGGGAGCATCTTGCTGCACCGGAGCGAATTCGTGCCGCACCTGGCCGGTATCTGCGACGCCCCGGGGGCGCCGGGGATCGAGCCGGAAGGGCTCGCGGGCGCACTCAAGGTCGCGTTCGCCGCGGACACCGGCTGGACCGTAACGCCGGGGGCATGGACCGCGGAGGAACTGGCCCGCACCGTGGCCATCCGCAACGAGAAGTACGCCAACCCGGAGTGGAACGAGAAGAGATAG
- a CDS encoding Uma2 family endonuclease, translated as MTRAEFERRWDATPGLKNAELINGVVYVPTTISISHAVPHFELITWLGMYRMRTPFTEGADNVSIRLNDDNMPQPDALLRLHQSHGGRSRITHDDYLEGGPELIGEVADTTVCEDLGAKRDLYRRFGVQEYIVWRVADRVIDWFVLRNAYYDTLAPGPDGIIRSEVFPGLWLDPAALIAGDAARVLAVAQRGHGSPEHTAFLQELAARTGARPGSG; from the coding sequence TTGACACGCGCCGAGTTCGAACGCCGGTGGGACGCCACGCCGGGACTGAAGAACGCCGAACTCATCAACGGAGTCGTGTACGTTCCGACCACCATCTCCATCAGCCACGCCGTCCCCCACTTCGAGCTGATTACCTGGCTGGGTATGTACCGGATGCGGACTCCGTTCACGGAAGGCGCGGACAACGTCAGCATCCGGCTCAACGACGACAACATGCCACAACCCGACGCACTGCTCAGGCTGCACCAATCGCACGGGGGACGCAGTCGCATCACACACGACGATTATTTGGAGGGCGGACCCGAACTGATCGGCGAAGTGGCGGACACCACGGTGTGCGAAGACCTCGGCGCCAAGCGTGACCTGTACCGCCGGTTCGGCGTGCAAGAGTACATCGTGTGGCGGGTTGCCGACCGCGTGATCGACTGGTTCGTCCTCCGCAACGCGTACTACGACACGCTCGCCCCCGGTCCGGACGGCATCATCCGCAGCGAGGTGTTTCCCGGTCTGTGGCTCGACCCGGCGGCGCTCATCGCCGGCGACGCGGCGCGCGTGCTGGCGGTCGCCCAGCGGGGCCACGGCAGCCCCGAGCACACTGCGTTCCTTCAAGAACTCGCCGCCCGCACCGGCGCCCGGCCCGGTTCCGGTTGA